One part of the Entelurus aequoreus isolate RoL-2023_Sb linkage group LG05, RoL_Eaeq_v1.1, whole genome shotgun sequence genome encodes these proteins:
- the LOC133649525 gene encoding ectonucleotide pyrophosphatase/phosphodiesterase family member 2-like: MYPHFLRVWSYFQHTLLRKYAAIYNGINVLTGPAFDHDHDGRHDAQWASAGNGSAPTHFFAVLTSCKDVRQPVSACDGELHAIAFLLPHRPDNSDNCQAVGPPPSCTGCGSAPFLHRLAVKTSAASSGWHVSKLMLIGC; this comes from the exons ATGTACCCCCACTTCCTCA GGGTGTGGTCTTACTTCCAGCACACGCTGCTGAGGAAGTACGCCGCCATCTACAACGGCATCAACGTGCTGACAGGCCCCGCCTTCGACCACGACCATGATGGACGCCACGACGCGCA GTGGGCGTCTGCGGGCAACGGCTCCGCCCCCACGCACTTCTTCGCCGTGCTGACCAGCTGCAAGGACGTGCGGCAGCCTGTGAGCGCCTGTGATGGCGAGCTGCACGCCATCGCCTTCCTGCTGCCTCACAGGCCTGACAACTCTGACAACTGCCAG GCTGTGGGTCCGCCCCCTTCCTGCACAGGCTGTGGCTCCGCCCCCTTCCTTCACAGGCTTGCAGTCAAGACGTCTGCAGCTTCTTCTGGTTGGCACGTCAGCAAGCTGATGCTAATTGGATGCTAA